A stretch of the Deltaproteobacteria bacterium genome encodes the following:
- the hypF gene encoding carbamoyltransferase HypF: protein MTNFRAKQIEINGIVQGVGFRPFVYQLATAHGLRGRVSNTSDGVSIEVEGDQTAVEAFIRDLTGKAPPLSRITRIESEDTPSTGFPDFSIGNSRSKGRRHTLISPDMSICDDCLAELLDPGDRRYRYPFINCTNCGPRYTIIDDIPYDRPQTSMRGFMMCDRCQSEYDDPLNRRFHAQPNACPACGPHVWLADKNGTAVSAEDPVAAAVDCIKKGRILAVKGLGGFHLVADAANQAAVERLRRRKNREEKPLAVMSYDLAAIRAYAVTTPDEEALLTSPQRPIVLLPKRNPPLLADAVSPNNRTVGAMLPYTPLHYLLLSGGFRALVMTSGNVSEEPIAIDNRDALSRLAAMADYFLLHNRDIYLRSDDSVVKLIAGRARFFRRSRGYVPGPVFLKKAVQPILACGAELKNTVCLTREDQAFLSQHVGDLENLTTYQFFIETVEHLKRILDIEPAHVACDMHPDYLSTRYAKALDDVDVLEVQHHHAHIAACMAENRVDGQVIGLAFDGTGYGSDGCIWGGEVLLVRLDGFDRVGHVAYVPMPGGAAAIKAPWRMAVSYLYQAFGKSLLALDLPFFRTVDNHKIEFMIDMIEKRVNAPYTSSLGRLFDGVAAMIGLRDTVAYEGQAAMELEMAADPDAVGGYEVGVHRGGMLAIESAPMIRGIVEDIRARVHPSEISMKFHNTLVRVFTRLCEEIREERGLNRVALSGGVFQNALLLSGLSKNLGKSGFQVLSHTLVPTNDGGIALGQAVVADAMLRKP from the coding sequence TTGACAAATTTTCGTGCAAAACAAATCGAGATCAACGGCATCGTGCAAGGGGTGGGGTTCCGGCCTTTCGTTTACCAGCTGGCCACGGCGCACGGGCTCCGCGGCCGGGTTTCCAACACGTCCGACGGTGTTTCCATCGAGGTGGAAGGCGACCAGACGGCCGTTGAAGCCTTTATCCGTGACCTGACCGGGAAGGCGCCTCCCCTGTCCCGGATCACCCGGATCGAAAGCGAAGACACCCCCTCGACGGGATTCCCCGATTTTTCCATCGGCAACAGCCGGTCCAAGGGTCGGCGCCACACCCTTATTTCTCCGGACATGTCCATCTGTGACGACTGCCTGGCGGAGTTGTTGGACCCCGGCGACCGCCGCTACCGCTATCCGTTCATCAACTGCACCAACTGCGGCCCGCGCTACACCATCATAGACGACATTCCCTATGACCGCCCGCAGACATCCATGCGCGGTTTCATGATGTGTGACCGCTGCCAGTCGGAGTACGACGATCCTCTGAACAGACGCTTCCACGCGCAGCCCAATGCCTGCCCTGCCTGCGGGCCCCATGTGTGGCTGGCAGACAAAAACGGCACCGCGGTTTCCGCAGAGGATCCCGTCGCGGCGGCCGTGGATTGCATTAAAAAGGGGCGCATATTGGCGGTCAAAGGCCTGGGCGGATTTCACCTGGTGGCGGATGCGGCAAACCAGGCGGCTGTGGAGCGGCTGAGGCGCCGCAAGAATCGTGAGGAAAAGCCCCTGGCCGTCATGTCATACGATCTGGCCGCCATCCGGGCGTACGCCGTAACCACGCCCGACGAAGAAGCCCTGCTCACCTCCCCCCAGCGACCCATCGTGCTGCTGCCCAAAAGGAACCCGCCTTTGCTGGCGGACGCCGTTTCACCGAACAATCGCACCGTCGGGGCGATGCTGCCGTACACCCCCCTGCACTACTTGCTGCTGTCCGGCGGTTTCCGGGCCCTGGTGATGACCAGCGGCAATGTCAGTGAAGAACCCATCGCCATCGACAACCGGGATGCGTTGTCGCGGCTGGCGGCCATGGCCGATTACTTTTTGCTGCACAACCGTGACATCTACCTGAGGAGCGATGATTCGGTCGTCAAGCTGATCGCCGGCAGGGCACGCTTTTTCCGCCGCTCGCGGGGATATGTTCCCGGGCCTGTTTTTCTGAAAAAAGCCGTCCAACCGATCCTGGCCTGCGGGGCCGAGCTGAAGAACACGGTTTGCCTGACGCGGGAGGACCAGGCCTTCTTAAGCCAGCATGTGGGCGATCTCGAAAACCTGACCACCTATCAATTTTTCATCGAAACCGTCGAACACCTGAAGCGCATCCTGGACATCGAGCCCGCGCACGTGGCCTGTGACATGCATCCGGATTATTTGAGCACGCGTTATGCAAAGGCGCTGGATGATGTTGATGTTTTGGAGGTTCAGCACCACCATGCCCATATCGCGGCCTGTATGGCCGAAAACCGGGTCGACGGCCAGGTGATCGGCCTGGCCTTCGACGGTACGGGCTATGGTTCCGACGGATGCATCTGGGGCGGCGAGGTGTTGCTGGTGCGTCTCGACGGTTTTGACCGGGTCGGGCATGTCGCCTACGTGCCCATGCCCGGCGGTGCCGCGGCCATAAAAGCGCCGTGGCGGATGGCTGTCAGTTACCTGTACCAGGCGTTTGGGAAAAGCCTGCTTGCGTTGGACCTGCCTTTTTTCAGAACCGTCGATAATCACAAAATTGAATTCATGATCGACATGATTGAAAAACGGGTCAACGCTCCCTATACATCCAGCCTGGGGCGGCTGTTCGATGGCGTCGCCGCCATGATCGGGCTGCGGGATACCGTTGCCTACGAAGGGCAGGCCGCCATGGAGCTGGAGATGGCGGCCGATCCGGATGCCGTGGGGGGGTATGAGGTCGGTGTCCACCGGGGCGGGATGTTGGCAATAGAGAGTGCGCCCATGATTCGGGGCATTGTCGAGGATATCCGGGCACGGGTGCACCCGTCGGAAATCAGTATGAAATTTCACAACACGCTTGTCCGGGTCTTCACGCGTCTCTGCGAGGAGATCCGCGAGGAAAGGGGCCTGAACCGGGTGGCCTTGAGCGGGGGTGTTTTCCAGAATGCGCTGCTGCTCTCAGGCCTTTCCAAAAATCTGGGAAAAAGCGGTTTCCAGGTGCTGAGCCACACCCTGGTGCCGACGAACGACGGCGGTATTGCCCTGGGGCAGGCGGTTGTGGCGGACGCCATGCTGCGTAAACCATGA